Genomic segment of Malus domestica chromosome 15, GDT2T_hap1:
CTTCtatagaataactttattatttaggttatgtagaataactttattatttaattcttttgtctaattttcatgaaaaataaatgtaggtacgtttaagatgtctagTGGAGCtagtaaacgtgatccagcttgggaacatggcgacccaatagacggaaacaaacatggcaaaatttgcaaatattgtggtcgggtaatgaagagtggtggagtgacacgacttaagtaccatcttagtggattagatccagcaaaaaatgtccaacaatgcgataatgtccccccagaagtgaaggcattcatcagcacattattaaaaaataaaaaacagcagaaggaaaagatgacacaaggaatggaaaatattcgagctgggctacggggagaagtctatggccaagcggttgacagtgatgatgatgacgatgaggacgaatgtgatgatgacatgggacctgaagaacgacgcagtttgaaacaagcattacgtgcctccaaacagtcagcatgggaaagagaacaccttcataaaattcctaataggggacaaggttccgggacaagtggtggtgcacaaatgagacggggaggcggtcttagagaatcacaaccaacaccaccaatagccccaagtttatataagtcatccaacgcacgtcaaaagagtgtttggagttatttcaagggaggtaatgtgaaggagggaatggggcgtctaattagcaagttctttatctatgaaaatgtccctgctgcgaatgcatcatcacatcatttcaaaaatatggtagtgggatgtcaacaggccggtgttggagtacaacctcccactccctatgagataagaaacaaatatttggatatggagtataaagacattaacgagtatgttaacaagttgaggtcaaagtgggaaactaatggttgcacaatcatgtgtgacggatggaccggcccgaccagattatctatcatcaacttcatggtatactataagggaaagacaatttttttgaagtctgttgatacttcagaccatataaagaattacaagtatatttacaaattattgagggatgtaatcatggaggtgggagagcataatgttgtccaagtcgtgaccgacaacggttctgcatttgtcaaagctggaaaaaagttaatgaagcatcataatgtgttttggacatcatgtgcagcacattgtattgatcttatgtttgaggcaatggggaagagagagaatgttgctactgtggtcaaaagagctagaacgatcacaaattatatttacaatcacggttggttgttggcaaagatgcgtgaattttgcagaggagaaattattcgtccagctaccactcgattcgccaccaactatattgcattaaacagcccactcaagaagaaagcagggttgaagcaactattcactagtgacgattgggccaaccacaatttcagccgctcaaatacaggtcgtatggtggaaagtatggtgcttgatcatgctttttggagtcaaacagaacatgtgtgtcaagtgtttgaacctctttacaaagttttacggatcgttgacacataagtgtatcctactatgggggcagtatatgagttgatgcgtgtagtgaaggatgaattggaaagaaaacatggtgcaaggtgggtcgtaaaaataattgaagaccgatggtataaaacattataccacgatttgcatgcagcaggtataaattatgtcataatttgcaattcatttctttagttgcataaatattatttatcttattagagtatgtgtttctttgaacaacatattatttgaatccccgataccaatacagacccggtgttggagatgatggtaaccttatacgtgctgtacataatgtatactctaaattagaccctgcatcaccagcagttggccaatttggaaatgaggtacacaattacttaaattataataattactttattggattaaactaacacaatttattgtattcagctaacatggtttaaagatgcaagaagaacatttggagaaccaacatcagttgctgctcgaacaaatatgtctcctagtgagtataaacatatttcactataagtttataatagaatttgttggagttattaggcttatcaacattatttttcattgtagctgaatggtggatcatgtatgggaccgatgcaccaactgtgagaaagttagcaataaaagtattatcacaaacagcttcctcatctgcttgtgaaagaaattggagcacatttgcactcatccacacaaagcaaagaaataagttggctcatagtagcttggaaaaattaatttattgctactacaacatgaagcttcaaattcgagataaagaagcagaaatcgatcatgtcgaccgtggtgacccactagatgtgtttgatattgttggtgaagatgatgatacggagggtaactaactttttcaatggattagacctcttcatttagatgatgatgaaggcaacccagctcccagagttgctgaagaagcacgtaatgaagggataaatgtagaaagagtattagaggaagaggtgggatctagcagcgctgactctttcaaagaacttttgcacccaagaccaagcaacactggaattccacctttttccaatcctacacaaccacaacatcgtgttgatactaatgatagctctaatacaagatcaggagactcacctaccaccggaggtgggaatgatgaaggacatagtggagctggaggtagtggagctggaggtagttgtggtggatatggaaactattatggaccaccacctcccggatatatgagccccttcactggtgaggcaaacttcacgcatgcaacacaagatgatgaccatggcagtaggcgggcaggaccaggaattggtgccatagttatcgcagagaaagaggcaaagggattttgtcaagtcaagaagatgactcgttatctagaacttcagactctgttggattgggaagtagtaactatggttatactcataaccaaccatttccctacccttcatatcccattcctgttgggatggaatcgagcgactcatggaatcaatctcagcctcaatcttcaaatgatttttcttatggacaacctcaaccaatctcggatccatatgggtggcatattaacaattacatgcaaaactattttggggatttatcatttgataactactcttcacaatacactcattctacacatagagatgatgacgatagtgacaaatttgaacctcataggaactctatgtggtactaaagtgtaaaatattgtactaattcattatatataaatgattatggtgtgtttagacttctttcattaattactacatattttctacactcataatgtttgtcagatcgctatataatcaacttgataatgttaaatccatcatgcaatgcatttccttccaattttttgtgataaactaatagataattgactaaataaacatcctacaaagtttcaataaaaatttccaagttttttttacaatttccgtggtttccatgtaatttttatcgatatcgatattttaccgatatttccatcgatatttccgtgttttcggactaccgatatttccgatatcaccgatattttcttccttggtatAGTGTGCTATAGGATTAAgagtttaatatttttttttcttcccattatACAGTTACGTAATAAAATGATACTATAAGACCTTGGACATAGACATCGAATGGTTGATTATCCACTTAATTATCGCGAAACAATTTGTAAACACTATCTCCAAAATAACCTTTGTCaactgataggatttttactactcatgtgaacgggcttaaGGCCCCGTTTGGCAGATCGGATAAAGGATCGGATAGGATTAGTTATACGGAGCCGGGTGTTTGGCGTCCCTTCGTACTAAATAAGCACCAGATTAATCTAACCAGTCTGCTTATTTAAGCAGGTATACGCCTGCTTAATAAAACCAACCAAAAGGCTCGGATTATTTAAGCAGGTCGTCGTCCTCCCCGTCACCTTCTCTCGCCATCGTCGTCCTCCCCGTCACCTCTCGCCATCGCCGTCCTTGCCGTCACCTCTCACCGTCACCTCTCGCCATCGCCGTCACCCCTCGCCGTCACCTCTCGCCATCGCCGTCACCCCTCGCCGTCACCTCTTGCCCTCTCCTTGTTGTGGCCTTCCTCATCGCCTACTCGCCGTCCTCCCCTGCAACTGGGTCTTGCAAAGAAACATGGTGCGGCTGACAGATGATTTCAATTTGGGATTCTGCTGCAACTGGTTGTTTGAATTTATTTGGGATTCTTCTGCAGTcggggaaaaagaagaagggagaAAGAGGGAGGGAGTTTAGGGGGTGCAATGGAGAGATATGGGGAACAATTATTTGGGATTATGCagtcggggaagaagaagaagggagagaaagGGAGGGAGTTTGGGGGTGCGGAGACATCTGGGAACAAAAAGctgatttcagttttttttttttttttttgtttaattttattttaagtttgattcctCTTATCCGGTATaataccaaacacagtataaataatacggtcattagTCCGATACTACACCAAACGctcgactaatttagtcagtactatccgatgactatttatcctatccgacagaaatagtcagtacagtccgagctaccaaacgaggcctaaatctgctattttacttgcaagaatcacaaggttattgtagtataaacggatctcgcaaggtcgtctccatagggattattaaataattcgaactaatcagattccatttaattattgtaaagtagaaattgaagtgattgattttataacctaattaaaataaaaacgaaattaatgaattaaaataaacaatctgcaatattagagctagagagaaaagaaaacagttttgggagaataaaattaagaaagcactagggttccaccatcatctagcaatcctatgaatttttaccaattacttataatctacacatgccactttgagggttagattttcctaattcatattctacttggaatctccaacatagaacgtatatctaacatgcaacccgtccgaacgttcggatcaaatctaaacatgaaagactcattatgctttatgaaaatcctttgaaaaaccatgcaatccttaagacgtgatattcatcctaagagaaattacaattattaatcacaagaagctagcgtcaatttcagggaactttccgaccaaaattgcatcaaattacttttctaaagatcctaatggtgatcaggcattacgacaattagatagtCTTTATCccagtgattaacaattcaaagtacgcatgcaatcaatcataagcaattaaataaaaatcacatattcatgctaaggctcaaggcttcgccctagcaaaagaaattagttatgcatattcataattgaaatcatagaaaatatattcaagaaaatgattgaaagaaccttcaagtaaaaagtcttcaaaaccctaacaattctctgtctccaaaattgcataaaagaaaacGTACTGAAATATGGTGGACGGCCAAGCCATATATCTCCAAACctcccacacaaaccctaggaaactaaaattaattccAATCCCCCAAAAAActtaggaaacataaccctaaattaaatgataaaatttgTCTCAAATCTGAATAGCCACGTtttgacccataagctgctccaaaactggcctaatatagctggatttaatgtttggaatattctgaacacttttccagaaggccacgaatccatccgaggtcatcttgggctccaaaaacgcaatttaagcccaaaaaacgtcattttccagcactgcacactgtttctttatttcatcgtcaGAAAATAACCgattggtggaaaaatcccaatttttgatacgatcaagctaagtgattcacgaacgtcctccaactggaattactccaaaattcgtccatttggtcctgttttgcttcagaggaagtcgaaagtcctatattgaaaatacaattcaaagtatcaaaattcttccaaaatattaaccaaaatatactaagattagggtaaaatatataatataaaatctactcatcatcAACTTAAATCTCACATCATGCCAAGGAAAGTTAGCAACAGTATGTTTTATCCCTCGTTGGTTTGTCATTTTTTTAACCTTTGCACTCCTTTTAAGGTCGCCCCTCCTCCCGACAATTCCTAATCCACCTCGgagaaaaataagaaaccaCCTGCCAAGTTCGTAGCCACATCTAACTTAATTTTGTCGGTGTCTCAGTTCTCTAGCTATATATATTCAGCAAAATATAGATTTGgtatgtatataaatatatatatggtgaGGAAGAAACGTTCGGAATCAGAACAACATGCAGAATCAGATGGATGAGGTGGAGGAAGTGAAGTCGAGCCCAATGAGTGCTGCAAATATGACCCCAAAAACTCCAAAAAGTCCGCTCGTTTCTCGTTTTATGGCGACTCCTTTGGGCAGTCCGATGAAGGCGGCGATGACAAGCATGCGAGGCTACCTAGAAGAAGTTGGACACTTGACAAAGCTTGATCATCAGGACGCATGGCTTCCTATCACCGAGTCCAGAAACGGCAATGCCCTCTACTCCGCCTTTCACACTCTCAGAGTCTCAGTCCTTCCGGAATCGGCATTCCAGCCCTCCTCCTTCCTTTATCTTTCGCTACTCTTGGCTGGTAACAGCTTTAATTAATTGGTTTTCTCTAAATTCTGATATTTATTTacgtataattaattagtattcaTGGTTCTTCGTTTGCTTAATTAATTTATGGAAGACTTtagatgcggtccctaactatgaatattctttgattgaaatattgttggttttcaattttttatcaaagtccttgaaattaatgtgataatttatttttatgtatgttactatattttttaaattaaaaaattaagttgtttatataaatgagattttaaataaaaaaaccataatttgtgggattaaaaatattaaaatataattatactattgtgtgtgtgtatataaacatgggtacattcatcaaaattaaccaaaaaattattgtatcaaaacatgggtacatacttcaaaatcacaaagatattaggcttaataacattagtaaatttcttcgattaaacttgacatggatacattttaaaatcaaagaaagaataatgtacccatataagtttaaaaatggattagaaaaaaaaattgaatagattttatataacaaaaatgatacattttacatataacaaattggtatatttaagaatgagtacattttaagattaaaaatttgaaaaaattacataaatgggtacatataattatcaTGGGTACAtttggcaaaataaaaaatgggtacaaataaatttaaaaaaaaacatgggtacaaatacaaataaaactttaaaaaatatggacacaaaaagaaattaatatatgggtacaaattaaaactgaaaagaaaattggtacaaataaaataaagtgtggcaaattaaaaatgggaacaaactaaaactaaaaatatatgataaaaaatttagtcataaatataaatatactaattgtaacatttttaacattaaatgaatatatttagaaataaaaaatattttattattaaataattaatgatgttattaatacccaagtaccttaataaaaaattaaaaaataataagattttaatcaataaaGTAGTAAAAGGAAAGATCAGTAGCTAATTTCTTtacatgtgtgtatatatgcatGCGTTGCAGGgcataatacacacacacatacatatatattgatATATTAATTGATCGAACACTCACTAATGCAAAATAGTGGTTCGGCAATCCAAGACAAATTGCAACGTCCTAAAAAAGTTGTCAATAATTGTTCGTCCAAAATCAGTATccaattttaacaaaaagaaGTGTAACTCTCAGGTGGAAAATTCTGGCATTGTTTCCAATCATGTACCTCTCAGGTGGTACGTAACCCTGAttagggctgggcacgggccgggccgggcccatTTTTGAAGGGACCGGACCGGACCCGGAATTAAAGGAGACGgggcgggccgggccgggcaCTTCAATTCTGAAAATAGGAACCGGACCTTACCCGGCCCGAttgaaacgggccggttcgGTCCGGGTACACGGGTCctgtggtttttattttttatttttttttattttcttttcttcctgtTTAAAGTTAAACATGTTTGCTGCACACAGATTGCAGTTTTTGCTGCACACATACAAACTGCAGATTGCAGTTTTTGCTGCACACATACAAAC
This window contains:
- the LOC139192289 gene encoding uncharacterized protein, whose product is MSPTEWWIMYGTDAPTVRKLAIKVLSQTASSSACERNWSTFALIHTKQRNKLAHSSLEKLIYCYYNMKLQIRDKEAEIDHVDRGDPLDVFDIVGEDDDTEGN